One Deltaproteobacteria bacterium genomic region harbors:
- the rpsL gene encoding 30S ribosomal protein S12, with the protein MPTIQQLVRKGRALARSKSKSPDLDRSPMRRGVCTRVCTQTPKKPNSALRKVARVRLTNGNEVWAYIGGEGHNLQEHSVVLVRGGRVKDLPGVRYHVVRGTLDTQGVGNRKQSRSKYGAKKPK; encoded by the coding sequence ATGCCGACGATCCAGCAGCTGGTGCGAAAGGGCCGCGCGCTCGCGCGCAGCAAGAGCAAGTCGCCCGACCTCGACCGCTCGCCGATGCGGCGGGGCGTCTGCACGCGCGTGTGCACCCAGACGCCCAAGAAGCCGAACTCGGCGCTGCGCAAGGTGGCGCGCGTGCGGCTCACCAACGGCAACGAGGTGTGGGCCTACATCGGCGGCGAAGGACACAACCTCCAGGAGCACTCGGTGGTGCTGGTGCGGGGCGGGCGCGTCAAGGACCTGCCGGGCGTCCGCTACCACGTGGTGCGCGGGACGCTCGACACCCAGGGCGTCGGGAACCGCAAGCAGAGCCGGTCCAAGTACGGCGCCAAGAAGCCCAAGTAG